From a region of the Arachis ipaensis cultivar K30076 chromosome B09, Araip1.1, whole genome shotgun sequence genome:
- the LOC107619339 gene encoding F-box protein At5g52880 isoform X2 has translation MNMRSQIERYEKLGLRESLPKIYRYPIACREIGFILREAYIQFPKNLQSIIFHDTLAAFRLLPQIQTQSAVSAVHFLLQSVEAALPKQKRNMAVKEFKLAMVAHKRRSKPQHQEEKDSFQLPHDVLVHIFSFLDMQSLVSVGLVCWSWNLAANDNHLWELQYVVLYGNAAKQQLINRVEDRNKRHLQDLTDTKSITDWKEAVNRAYTGALAKKLTTNRGYCVNCRTVVWLNNSKCPNVHSGMISEVQEIKPVTPFQVVEYVLDDSLSLTSSSDSDSDSEGGPVSRLWALPKM, from the exons ATGAACATGAGAAGCCAAATAGAGAGGTACGAGAAATTGGGGCTGAGGGAGTCTCTCCCAAAAATCTACAGATACCCGATTGCGTGCAGAGAAATTGGGTTCATTCTAAGGGAGGCTTACATTCAATTCCCAAAGAATTTGCAATCCATCATCTTCCATGACACTCTCGCCGCCTTTCGCCTCCTTCCTCA AATACAGACTCAGAGTGCCGTTTCTGCAGTCCATTTCCTTCTTCAGAGTGTAGAAGCTGCACTGCCAAAGCAAAAAAGGAATATGGCTGTAAAAGAATTTAAGCTCGCCATGGTTGCTCATAAGAGGCGCAGCAAACCTCAGCATCAGGAAGAAAAAG ATTCGTTCCAACTGCCGCATGATGTTCTGGTGCACATTTTCAGTTTTCTCGATATGCAATCTTTGGTCTCGGTGGGGTTAGTCTGCTG GTCATGGAACTTAGCTGCAAATGATAATCATCTGTGGGAGTTGCAGTATGTTGTGCTATATGGCAATGCTGCTAAACAGCAGCTTATAAATAGGGTTGAAGATCGTAATAAGAGGCATCTGCAGGATCTCACAGATACCAAAAGCATTACTGACTGGAAAGAGGCAGTCAATAGAGCATACACGG GAGCATTGGCAAAGAAATTAACAACCAATCGCGGATACTGTGTAAACTGCAGAACAGTAGTTTGGCTAAATAACTCAAAATGCCCCAATGTACATAGCGGAATGATCTCCGAAGTTCAGGAAATCAAGCCTGTAACACCATTCCAG GTTGTGgaatatgttcttgatgattctctaTCCTTGACATCTTCCTCAGACAGTGATAGTGATTCAGAAGGAGGACCAGTTTCTAGGTTATGGGCATTACCAAAGATGTAA
- the LOC107618754 gene encoding uncharacterized protein LOC107618754 (The sequence of the model RefSeq protein was modified relative to this genomic sequence to represent the inferred CDS: added 80 bases not found in genome assembly), with the protein MPSASALFSLPFSLSLRLHNSRATLLCPTTPSPLSFNLSPPPKKKWRLLCLRHENAPLENNGSEFTDKLAGDLVKPKGDKSKELNKDWIATLHKIISSIVDGEPWAVPWTAKTIVQVMLLWIASFWFVGSWIVPFLASMAGFRKESLTYRGQALYSLLTDIAEGVVGIVILHRCLAKFKPLTSDWFKFEFKGNWLFDVSLGCLMFPVINHLSQVNLNLLPVLQSSPVTVSSVEQSIVARDPVAMALYAMVVSVCAPIWEEIVFRGFLLPSLTKYMPLWSAILVSSVAFALAHFNIQRMLPLVFLGIVMGAVFVRSKNLFPSMLLHSLWNAFVFLDLMK; encoded by the exons ATGCCCTCCGCCTCCGCCTTATT CATTCAATTTATCCCCCCCTCCTAAAAAG AAGTGGAGACTGCTGTGTCTTAGGCATGAAAACGCTCCATTGGAAAATAATGGCTCCGAGTTCACAGATAAATTGGCAGGAGATTTGGTGAAGCCTAAAGGTGACAAGTCCAAGGAGTTAAATAAAGATTGGATTGCAACTCTCCATAAG ATCATTAGTTCCATCGTTGATGGGGAACCTTGGGCAGTTCCTTGGACGGCAAAGACCATTGTTCAG GTTATGCTTCTTTGGATCGCTTCATTTTGGTTTGTAGGATCTTGGATAGTTCCATTTTTGGCTTCCATGGCGGGGTTTAGAAAGGAGTCTCTCACATACAGGGGACAAGCATTGTACAGCCTATTAACTGATATTGCTGAAGGTGTGGTTGGCATAGTGATACTTCATCGTTGCCTTGCAAAGTTTAAACCACTCACATCCGACTGGTTTAAATTTGAATTCAAAGGCAATTGGCTTTTTGATGTCAGTTTAGGCTGCCTCATGTTCCCTGTTATCAATCACCTGTCACAGGTGAACCTAAATTTGTTACCTGTGCTTCAATCTAGTCCTGTGACTGTCTCAAGCGTAGAGCAATCAATTGTGGCACGAGACCCAGTGGCAATGGCCCTCTATGCAATGGTTGTCTCAGTTTGCGCCCCAATATGGGAGGAGATCGTCTTCCGAGGTTTCCTTCTCCCGTCTTTAACCAAGTACATGCCACTATGGTCTGCCATATTAGTTAGCTCAGTAGCATTTGCCTTGGCACATTTTAACATTCAGAGGATGCTGCCACTTGTATTTCTAGGCATAGTGATGGGTGCTGTCTTTGTAAGATCTAAGAACCTCTTTCCATCAATGTTGTTGCATAGTTTGTGGAATGCTTTTGTATTTCTGGATCTAATGAAGTAA
- the LOC107619339 gene encoding F-box protein At5g52880 isoform X1: protein MNMRSQIERYEKLGLRESLPKIYRYPIACREIGFILREAYIQFPKNLQSIIFHDTLAAFRLLPQIQTQSAVSAVHFLLQSVEAALPKQKRNMAVKEFKLAMVAHKRRSKPQHQEEKDSFQLPHDVLVHIFSFLDMQSLVSVGLVCWSWNLAANDNHLWELQYVVLYGNAAKQQLINRVEDRNKRHLQDLTDTKSITDWKEAVNRAYTVYSDAGALAKKLTTNRGYCVNCRTVVWLNNSKCPNVHSGMISEVQEIKPVTPFQVVEYVLDDSLSLTSSSDSDSDSEGGPVSRLWALPKM, encoded by the exons ATGAACATGAGAAGCCAAATAGAGAGGTACGAGAAATTGGGGCTGAGGGAGTCTCTCCCAAAAATCTACAGATACCCGATTGCGTGCAGAGAAATTGGGTTCATTCTAAGGGAGGCTTACATTCAATTCCCAAAGAATTTGCAATCCATCATCTTCCATGACACTCTCGCCGCCTTTCGCCTCCTTCCTCA AATACAGACTCAGAGTGCCGTTTCTGCAGTCCATTTCCTTCTTCAGAGTGTAGAAGCTGCACTGCCAAAGCAAAAAAGGAATATGGCTGTAAAAGAATTTAAGCTCGCCATGGTTGCTCATAAGAGGCGCAGCAAACCTCAGCATCAGGAAGAAAAAG ATTCGTTCCAACTGCCGCATGATGTTCTGGTGCACATTTTCAGTTTTCTCGATATGCAATCTTTGGTCTCGGTGGGGTTAGTCTGCTG GTCATGGAACTTAGCTGCAAATGATAATCATCTGTGGGAGTTGCAGTATGTTGTGCTATATGGCAATGCTGCTAAACAGCAGCTTATAAATAGGGTTGAAGATCGTAATAAGAGGCATCTGCAGGATCTCACAGATACCAAAAGCATTACTGACTGGAAAGAGGCAGTCAATAGAGCATACACGG TCTACTCCGATGCAGGAGCATTGGCAAAGAAATTAACAACCAATCGCGGATACTGTGTAAACTGCAGAACAGTAGTTTGGCTAAATAACTCAAAATGCCCCAATGTACATAGCGGAATGATCTCCGAAGTTCAGGAAATCAAGCCTGTAACACCATTCCAG GTTGTGgaatatgttcttgatgattctctaTCCTTGACATCTTCCTCAGACAGTGATAGTGATTCAGAAGGAGGACCAGTTTCTAGGTTATGGGCATTACCAAAGATGTAA
- the LOC107619707 gene encoding uncharacterized protein LOC107619707 isoform X1 has translation MEQKHVLLSALSVGVGLGVGLGLSSGQKWVGGGSHDVDELPGEQIVQELKKQIIDGKNSKVTFDEFPYYLSEKTRVLLTSAGYVHLKQQHFSKHMRNLSPVSRAILLSGPAEIYQQMLVKALAHFFESKLLLLDITEFSLKMQSKYGCSRRESCLKRSLSEVTMERMSGLFSNFSLLPSASESRGTEGRSSQGSHRRHRSSGQENRQSSGGNENFNNASKLRRTSSSSSDISTSLFGPNDSGSLQRTNHVSFDEKLFVKSLYKVLVSVSETSAIVLYIRDVDKLFLRLPTMYSMLQRLMKKLTGSVLILGSQVVDSDYCKEVDERLGILFPYNIEIKPPEDETQSGNWKAQLEEDMKVFQFQDNRNHIAEVLSTSGIDCDDLHSICHSDTMLLSNYIEEVVASAVSYHLMNTKDPQYRNGKLVVSAKSLCQALNLFQEGKVSGKDNTKTNETKDDAGEDGIGAKNDTRSDAQAPEKSEGEKSNPVTKKDGENSTPAKAAEPPPDNEFEKRIRPEVIPANEIGVTFGDIGALDEIKESLQEAVMLPLRRPDLFKGGLLKPCRGILLFGPPGTGKTMLAKAIANEAGASFINVSMSTITSKWFGEDEKNVRALFTLAAKVAPTIIFVDEVDSMLGQRNRAGEHEAMRKIKNEFMTHWDGLLTKPSEQILVLAATNRPFDLDEAIIRRFERRIMVGLPSAENREGILKTLLSKEKHENIDFKEVADMTEGYSGSDLKNLCMTAAYRPVRELLKQETMKEVERKKKAAQGQISEDMSNATEDKKGQSVTLRPLTMEDIRKAKNQVAASFAAEGSIMSELKQWNDLYGEGGSRKKEQLTYFL, from the exons ATGGAACAGAAGCACGTGCTGTTGTCTGCATTGAGTGTTGGGGTTGGGTTGGGTGTTGGGTTGGGATTGAGCTCAGGGCAGAAATGGGTTGGAGGAGGGAGCCATGACGTAGACGAGCTTCCTGGGGAACAGATTGTTCAGGAGCTCAAGAAGCAGATCATTGATGGAAAGAACAGCAAGGTCACTTTTGACGAGTTCCCTTATTACTTGAG TGAGAAAACTCGAGTTTTGTTGACAAGTGCTGGATATGTTCATTTaaaacaacaacacttctccaaaCACATGAGGAACCTTTCACCAGTAAGCAGAGCTATTTTGCTCTCCGGACCTGCAG AAATTTACCAGCAAATGCTTGTCAAAGCTTTAGCACACTTTTTTGAATCCAAGTTGCTGCTGCTAGATATTACTGAATTCTCTTTGAAG ATGCAGAGCAAATATGGATGCTCTAGAAGAGAATCA TGTTTGAAAAGGTCCCTATCCGAGGTAACTATGGAGCGAATGTCTGGTTTATTTAGTAACTTTTCACTCCTCCCGTCAGCAAGCGAAAGTAGAGGTACTGAAGGAAGAAGTTCTCAAG GTAGTCATCGTCGACATCGTAGTAGCGGACAAGAAAATAGACAAAGTAGCGGTGGAAATGAAAATTTTAACAATGCTTCAAAGCTCCGAAGGACTTCCTCTTCTTCATCTGATATAAGTACCTCCCTGTTTGGTCCAAATGATTCAG GTTCTTTGCAGCGAACAAACCATGTTTCTTTTGATGAAAAGCTATTTGTGAAGTCACTTTACAAG GTCTTGGTTTCTGTCTCAGAAACTAGTGCCATTGTTCTATATATCAGGGATGTTGATAAGCTATTCCTTCGATTGCCGACAATGTATAGTATGTTGCAAAGACTAATGAAGAAACTGACAGGGTCAGTGTTGATACTTGGTTCCCAAGTGGTGGATTCAGATTACTGTAAAGAAGTTGATGAACGGCTAGGTATATTATTTCCTTACAACATTGAGATCAAACCCCCTGAAGATGAGACTCAATCTGGCAACTGGAAAGCCCAACTGGAAGAGGACATGAAAGTATTTCAGTTTCAAGATAACAGAAACCACATTGCTGAAGTTCTATCAACAAGTGGCATCgattgtgatgacttgcattcAATCTGCCACTCTGACACTATGCTACTCAGTAACTACATTGAGGAAGTCGTGGCATCTGCAGTTTCCTATCATTTGATGAACACTAAGGATCCACAATACCGGAACGGAAAGCTAGTTGTATCGGCTAAGAG TCTGTGTCAGGCGCTGAATCTGTTCCAGGAAGGCAAAGTCAGTGGAAAGGATAATACAAAAACTAATGAGACCAAG GATGATGCGGGAGAAGATGGTATTGGTGCAAAGAATGATACAAGGAGCGATGCCCAAGCACCTGAAAAAAGCGAGGGAGAGAAATCTAACCCAGTAACAAAGAAGGATGGAGAGAATAGCACTCCTGCAAAAGCAGCT GAACCTCCTCCGGACAATGAGTTCGAGAAGCGAATAAGACCAGAGGTGATACCTGCAAATGAGATAGGGGTTACATTTGGAGACATTGGTGCATTGGATGAGATTAAAGAATCACTTCAAGAGGCGGTGATGCTTCCCCTTAGAAGACCAGACCTCTTCAAAGGTGGCCTTCTAAAGCCTTGTAGAGGTATATTGCTTTTCGGGCCTCCTGGTACAGGAAAAACAATGCTGGCAAAGGCGATTGCAAATGAAGCAGGTGCAAGTTTCATTAATGTTTCAATGTCCACCATAACTTCAAAGTGGTTTGGGGAAGATGAAAAGAATGTTCGAGCTTTGTTCACGCTTGCAGCAAAGGTTGCTCCAACTATTATTTTTGTTGACGAGGTTGATAGCATGCTTGGGCAGCGTAACAGAGCCGGAGAGCACGAGGCAATGAGGAAGATTAAAAATGAATTCATGACTCATTGGGACGGACTATTGACAAAGCCTAGTGAGCAGATTCTGGTTCTTGCTGCAACCAACAGGCCATTTGATCTCGATGAGGCTATTATAAGACGGTTTGAGCGCAGGATTATGGTTGGTCTTCCATCTGCTGAAAACCGGGAAGGCATCTTGAAAACTCTTCTAAGTaaggaaaaacatgaaaatatagACTTCAAAGAGGTTGCAGATATGACGGAAGGATATAGCGGGAGTGATCTTAAG AATTTGTGCATGACAGCGGCTTATCGGCCTGTTAGGGAGCTACTCAAGCAGGagaccatgaaggaagtg GAACGGAAGAAGAAAGCGGCACAAGGCCAAATCTCAGAAGATATGTCCAATGCTACAGAGGATAAAAAAGGTCAATCAGTTACCCTGAGGCCTTTGACCATGGAAGACATTAGAAAGGCAAAGAATCAG GTGGCTGCAAGTTTTGCTGCAGAAGGATCAATAATGAGCGAGCTGAAGCAGTGGAATGATTTGTATGGAGAAGGAGGTTCAAGGAAGAAAGAGCAACTCACTTATTTCCTATAG
- the LOC107619339 gene encoding F-box protein At5g52880 isoform X3 encodes MTLSPPFASFLIHFLLQSVEAALPKQKRNMAVKEFKLAMVAHKRRSKPQHQEEKDSFQLPHDVLVHIFSFLDMQSLVSVGLVCWSWNLAANDNHLWELQYVVLYGNAAKQQLINRVEDRNKRHLQDLTDTKSITDWKEAVNRAYTVYSDAGALAKKLTTNRGYCVNCRTVVWLNNSKCPNVHSGMISEVQEIKPVTPFQVVEYVLDDSLSLTSSSDSDSDSEGGPVSRLWALPKM; translated from the exons ATGACACTCTCGCCGCCTTTCGCCTCCTTCCTCA TCCATTTCCTTCTTCAGAGTGTAGAAGCTGCACTGCCAAAGCAAAAAAGGAATATGGCTGTAAAAGAATTTAAGCTCGCCATGGTTGCTCATAAGAGGCGCAGCAAACCTCAGCATCAGGAAGAAAAAG ATTCGTTCCAACTGCCGCATGATGTTCTGGTGCACATTTTCAGTTTTCTCGATATGCAATCTTTGGTCTCGGTGGGGTTAGTCTGCTG GTCATGGAACTTAGCTGCAAATGATAATCATCTGTGGGAGTTGCAGTATGTTGTGCTATATGGCAATGCTGCTAAACAGCAGCTTATAAATAGGGTTGAAGATCGTAATAAGAGGCATCTGCAGGATCTCACAGATACCAAAAGCATTACTGACTGGAAAGAGGCAGTCAATAGAGCATACACGG TCTACTCCGATGCAGGAGCATTGGCAAAGAAATTAACAACCAATCGCGGATACTGTGTAAACTGCAGAACAGTAGTTTGGCTAAATAACTCAAAATGCCCCAATGTACATAGCGGAATGATCTCCGAAGTTCAGGAAATCAAGCCTGTAACACCATTCCAG GTTGTGgaatatgttcttgatgattctctaTCCTTGACATCTTCCTCAGACAGTGATAGTGATTCAGAAGGAGGACCAGTTTCTAGGTTATGGGCATTACCAAAGATGTAA
- the LOC107619707 gene encoding uncharacterized protein LOC107619707 isoform X2: MEQKHVLLSALSVGVGLGVGLGLSSGQKWVGGGSHDVDELPGEQIVQELKKQIIDGKNSKVTFDEFPYYLSEKTRVLLTSAGYVHLKQQHFSKHMRNLSPVSRAILLSGPAEIYQQMLVKALAHFFESKLLLLDITEFSLKMQSKYGCSRRESCLKRSLSEVTMERMSGLFSNFSLLPSASESRGSHRRHRSSGQENRQSSGGNENFNNASKLRRTSSSSSDISTSLFGPNDSGSLQRTNHVSFDEKLFVKSLYKVLVSVSETSAIVLYIRDVDKLFLRLPTMYSMLQRLMKKLTGSVLILGSQVVDSDYCKEVDERLGILFPYNIEIKPPEDETQSGNWKAQLEEDMKVFQFQDNRNHIAEVLSTSGIDCDDLHSICHSDTMLLSNYIEEVVASAVSYHLMNTKDPQYRNGKLVVSAKSLCQALNLFQEGKVSGKDNTKTNETKDDAGEDGIGAKNDTRSDAQAPEKSEGEKSNPVTKKDGENSTPAKAAEPPPDNEFEKRIRPEVIPANEIGVTFGDIGALDEIKESLQEAVMLPLRRPDLFKGGLLKPCRGILLFGPPGTGKTMLAKAIANEAGASFINVSMSTITSKWFGEDEKNVRALFTLAAKVAPTIIFVDEVDSMLGQRNRAGEHEAMRKIKNEFMTHWDGLLTKPSEQILVLAATNRPFDLDEAIIRRFERRIMVGLPSAENREGILKTLLSKEKHENIDFKEVADMTEGYSGSDLKNLCMTAAYRPVRELLKQETMKEVERKKKAAQGQISEDMSNATEDKKGQSVTLRPLTMEDIRKAKNQVAASFAAEGSIMSELKQWNDLYGEGGSRKKEQLTYFL; encoded by the exons ATGGAACAGAAGCACGTGCTGTTGTCTGCATTGAGTGTTGGGGTTGGGTTGGGTGTTGGGTTGGGATTGAGCTCAGGGCAGAAATGGGTTGGAGGAGGGAGCCATGACGTAGACGAGCTTCCTGGGGAACAGATTGTTCAGGAGCTCAAGAAGCAGATCATTGATGGAAAGAACAGCAAGGTCACTTTTGACGAGTTCCCTTATTACTTGAG TGAGAAAACTCGAGTTTTGTTGACAAGTGCTGGATATGTTCATTTaaaacaacaacacttctccaaaCACATGAGGAACCTTTCACCAGTAAGCAGAGCTATTTTGCTCTCCGGACCTGCAG AAATTTACCAGCAAATGCTTGTCAAAGCTTTAGCACACTTTTTTGAATCCAAGTTGCTGCTGCTAGATATTACTGAATTCTCTTTGAAG ATGCAGAGCAAATATGGATGCTCTAGAAGAGAATCA TGTTTGAAAAGGTCCCTATCCGAGGTAACTATGGAGCGAATGTCTGGTTTATTTAGTAACTTTTCACTCCTCCCGTCAGCAAGCGAAAGTAGAG GTAGTCATCGTCGACATCGTAGTAGCGGACAAGAAAATAGACAAAGTAGCGGTGGAAATGAAAATTTTAACAATGCTTCAAAGCTCCGAAGGACTTCCTCTTCTTCATCTGATATAAGTACCTCCCTGTTTGGTCCAAATGATTCAG GTTCTTTGCAGCGAACAAACCATGTTTCTTTTGATGAAAAGCTATTTGTGAAGTCACTTTACAAG GTCTTGGTTTCTGTCTCAGAAACTAGTGCCATTGTTCTATATATCAGGGATGTTGATAAGCTATTCCTTCGATTGCCGACAATGTATAGTATGTTGCAAAGACTAATGAAGAAACTGACAGGGTCAGTGTTGATACTTGGTTCCCAAGTGGTGGATTCAGATTACTGTAAAGAAGTTGATGAACGGCTAGGTATATTATTTCCTTACAACATTGAGATCAAACCCCCTGAAGATGAGACTCAATCTGGCAACTGGAAAGCCCAACTGGAAGAGGACATGAAAGTATTTCAGTTTCAAGATAACAGAAACCACATTGCTGAAGTTCTATCAACAAGTGGCATCgattgtgatgacttgcattcAATCTGCCACTCTGACACTATGCTACTCAGTAACTACATTGAGGAAGTCGTGGCATCTGCAGTTTCCTATCATTTGATGAACACTAAGGATCCACAATACCGGAACGGAAAGCTAGTTGTATCGGCTAAGAG TCTGTGTCAGGCGCTGAATCTGTTCCAGGAAGGCAAAGTCAGTGGAAAGGATAATACAAAAACTAATGAGACCAAG GATGATGCGGGAGAAGATGGTATTGGTGCAAAGAATGATACAAGGAGCGATGCCCAAGCACCTGAAAAAAGCGAGGGAGAGAAATCTAACCCAGTAACAAAGAAGGATGGAGAGAATAGCACTCCTGCAAAAGCAGCT GAACCTCCTCCGGACAATGAGTTCGAGAAGCGAATAAGACCAGAGGTGATACCTGCAAATGAGATAGGGGTTACATTTGGAGACATTGGTGCATTGGATGAGATTAAAGAATCACTTCAAGAGGCGGTGATGCTTCCCCTTAGAAGACCAGACCTCTTCAAAGGTGGCCTTCTAAAGCCTTGTAGAGGTATATTGCTTTTCGGGCCTCCTGGTACAGGAAAAACAATGCTGGCAAAGGCGATTGCAAATGAAGCAGGTGCAAGTTTCATTAATGTTTCAATGTCCACCATAACTTCAAAGTGGTTTGGGGAAGATGAAAAGAATGTTCGAGCTTTGTTCACGCTTGCAGCAAAGGTTGCTCCAACTATTATTTTTGTTGACGAGGTTGATAGCATGCTTGGGCAGCGTAACAGAGCCGGAGAGCACGAGGCAATGAGGAAGATTAAAAATGAATTCATGACTCATTGGGACGGACTATTGACAAAGCCTAGTGAGCAGATTCTGGTTCTTGCTGCAACCAACAGGCCATTTGATCTCGATGAGGCTATTATAAGACGGTTTGAGCGCAGGATTATGGTTGGTCTTCCATCTGCTGAAAACCGGGAAGGCATCTTGAAAACTCTTCTAAGTaaggaaaaacatgaaaatatagACTTCAAAGAGGTTGCAGATATGACGGAAGGATATAGCGGGAGTGATCTTAAG AATTTGTGCATGACAGCGGCTTATCGGCCTGTTAGGGAGCTACTCAAGCAGGagaccatgaaggaagtg GAACGGAAGAAGAAAGCGGCACAAGGCCAAATCTCAGAAGATATGTCCAATGCTACAGAGGATAAAAAAGGTCAATCAGTTACCCTGAGGCCTTTGACCATGGAAGACATTAGAAAGGCAAAGAATCAG GTGGCTGCAAGTTTTGCTGCAGAAGGATCAATAATGAGCGAGCTGAAGCAGTGGAATGATTTGTATGGAGAAGGAGGTTCAAGGAAGAAAGAGCAACTCACTTATTTCCTATAG
- the LOC107619707 gene encoding katanin p60 ATPase-containing subunit A1 isoform X3: MRNLSPVSRAILLSGPAEIYQQMLVKALAHFFESKLLLLDITEFSLKMQSKYGCSRRESCLKRSLSEVTMERMSGLFSNFSLLPSASESRGTEGRSSQGSHRRHRSSGQENRQSSGGNENFNNASKLRRTSSSSSDISTSLFGPNDSGSLQRTNHVSFDEKLFVKSLYKVLVSVSETSAIVLYIRDVDKLFLRLPTMYSMLQRLMKKLTGSVLILGSQVVDSDYCKEVDERLGILFPYNIEIKPPEDETQSGNWKAQLEEDMKVFQFQDNRNHIAEVLSTSGIDCDDLHSICHSDTMLLSNYIEEVVASAVSYHLMNTKDPQYRNGKLVVSAKSLCQALNLFQEGKVSGKDNTKTNETKDDAGEDGIGAKNDTRSDAQAPEKSEGEKSNPVTKKDGENSTPAKAAEPPPDNEFEKRIRPEVIPANEIGVTFGDIGALDEIKESLQEAVMLPLRRPDLFKGGLLKPCRGILLFGPPGTGKTMLAKAIANEAGASFINVSMSTITSKWFGEDEKNVRALFTLAAKVAPTIIFVDEVDSMLGQRNRAGEHEAMRKIKNEFMTHWDGLLTKPSEQILVLAATNRPFDLDEAIIRRFERRIMVGLPSAENREGILKTLLSKEKHENIDFKEVADMTEGYSGSDLKNLCMTAAYRPVRELLKQETMKEVERKKKAAQGQISEDMSNATEDKKGQSVTLRPLTMEDIRKAKNQVAASFAAEGSIMSELKQWNDLYGEGGSRKKEQLTYFL; this comes from the exons ATGAGGAACCTTTCACCAGTAAGCAGAGCTATTTTGCTCTCCGGACCTGCAG AAATTTACCAGCAAATGCTTGTCAAAGCTTTAGCACACTTTTTTGAATCCAAGTTGCTGCTGCTAGATATTACTGAATTCTCTTTGAAG ATGCAGAGCAAATATGGATGCTCTAGAAGAGAATCA TGTTTGAAAAGGTCCCTATCCGAGGTAACTATGGAGCGAATGTCTGGTTTATTTAGTAACTTTTCACTCCTCCCGTCAGCAAGCGAAAGTAGAGGTACTGAAGGAAGAAGTTCTCAAG GTAGTCATCGTCGACATCGTAGTAGCGGACAAGAAAATAGACAAAGTAGCGGTGGAAATGAAAATTTTAACAATGCTTCAAAGCTCCGAAGGACTTCCTCTTCTTCATCTGATATAAGTACCTCCCTGTTTGGTCCAAATGATTCAG GTTCTTTGCAGCGAACAAACCATGTTTCTTTTGATGAAAAGCTATTTGTGAAGTCACTTTACAAG GTCTTGGTTTCTGTCTCAGAAACTAGTGCCATTGTTCTATATATCAGGGATGTTGATAAGCTATTCCTTCGATTGCCGACAATGTATAGTATGTTGCAAAGACTAATGAAGAAACTGACAGGGTCAGTGTTGATACTTGGTTCCCAAGTGGTGGATTCAGATTACTGTAAAGAAGTTGATGAACGGCTAGGTATATTATTTCCTTACAACATTGAGATCAAACCCCCTGAAGATGAGACTCAATCTGGCAACTGGAAAGCCCAACTGGAAGAGGACATGAAAGTATTTCAGTTTCAAGATAACAGAAACCACATTGCTGAAGTTCTATCAACAAGTGGCATCgattgtgatgacttgcattcAATCTGCCACTCTGACACTATGCTACTCAGTAACTACATTGAGGAAGTCGTGGCATCTGCAGTTTCCTATCATTTGATGAACACTAAGGATCCACAATACCGGAACGGAAAGCTAGTTGTATCGGCTAAGAG TCTGTGTCAGGCGCTGAATCTGTTCCAGGAAGGCAAAGTCAGTGGAAAGGATAATACAAAAACTAATGAGACCAAG GATGATGCGGGAGAAGATGGTATTGGTGCAAAGAATGATACAAGGAGCGATGCCCAAGCACCTGAAAAAAGCGAGGGAGAGAAATCTAACCCAGTAACAAAGAAGGATGGAGAGAATAGCACTCCTGCAAAAGCAGCT GAACCTCCTCCGGACAATGAGTTCGAGAAGCGAATAAGACCAGAGGTGATACCTGCAAATGAGATAGGGGTTACATTTGGAGACATTGGTGCATTGGATGAGATTAAAGAATCACTTCAAGAGGCGGTGATGCTTCCCCTTAGAAGACCAGACCTCTTCAAAGGTGGCCTTCTAAAGCCTTGTAGAGGTATATTGCTTTTCGGGCCTCCTGGTACAGGAAAAACAATGCTGGCAAAGGCGATTGCAAATGAAGCAGGTGCAAGTTTCATTAATGTTTCAATGTCCACCATAACTTCAAAGTGGTTTGGGGAAGATGAAAAGAATGTTCGAGCTTTGTTCACGCTTGCAGCAAAGGTTGCTCCAACTATTATTTTTGTTGACGAGGTTGATAGCATGCTTGGGCAGCGTAACAGAGCCGGAGAGCACGAGGCAATGAGGAAGATTAAAAATGAATTCATGACTCATTGGGACGGACTATTGACAAAGCCTAGTGAGCAGATTCTGGTTCTTGCTGCAACCAACAGGCCATTTGATCTCGATGAGGCTATTATAAGACGGTTTGAGCGCAGGATTATGGTTGGTCTTCCATCTGCTGAAAACCGGGAAGGCATCTTGAAAACTCTTCTAAGTaaggaaaaacatgaaaatatagACTTCAAAGAGGTTGCAGATATGACGGAAGGATATAGCGGGAGTGATCTTAAG AATTTGTGCATGACAGCGGCTTATCGGCCTGTTAGGGAGCTACTCAAGCAGGagaccatgaaggaagtg GAACGGAAGAAGAAAGCGGCACAAGGCCAAATCTCAGAAGATATGTCCAATGCTACAGAGGATAAAAAAGGTCAATCAGTTACCCTGAGGCCTTTGACCATGGAAGACATTAGAAAGGCAAAGAATCAG GTGGCTGCAAGTTTTGCTGCAGAAGGATCAATAATGAGCGAGCTGAAGCAGTGGAATGATTTGTATGGAGAAGGAGGTTCAAGGAAGAAAGAGCAACTCACTTATTTCCTATAG